Part of the Henckelia pumila isolate YLH828 chromosome 2, ASM3356847v2, whole genome shotgun sequence genome is shown below.
AGAAGCTCTCTGAATAGCTTATCTTCGCATTCAAGAACATCGATATAGTCTCAAAGTTTTACAAGCTAAACTGATCAAGAACCTTGAAGCACACTTCTACAATTGTTATTTTGATCCTTCAAGATCACATTGTGAAATTGAAATCGAATTGTAACACACTTTTATTTTATCAGTCGAGGACTATCATTTTGTTGTAACTAGGAGTTATAAGATAGACAATTGTGTATAAAtcctagtcttggagtgggGTTATGCAAGttgattgtaaaattcaaagtcttctagtgttatcattccgaggaggaagaagggaTGACGTAGGAGTCATTGAAATCtctgaacatccagaaacatctCTTCGTGTCCTTTCATCAGTTTACTTTACTTTATTAGTTTTGCATACATATTCAAATCAGTGTTCATAGTGTGCACTTTGGCATATTTTTGCACATCCTTTTTGTTTGTCAATCTAGACACCAAGATAAGACAAGAACTAATCATTAATCCGATTGAATTTGAATCAAGCTTGATCAAAATTTGTTGAAGTGTATGCATCCCCCCTCTACACTCAAACCATCCTATCAGATCTTTTATTTGTGTTatccatgaaaaaatattactttttatgtcaaaagtattacctTTATCCTAAATATGATTAGTTTTGACAGTCTCATGGATAATGATTTGTGAGATCGTCTAGCAAAAGATACTCTTATTTTAAAATGTattgattaattaaaatttttaaaattttagacaTACAGATATAAATAAGTATTTtgtgttaattaattttcaaattgATTTAAAGTTGATATggaaaattaaatattcaaaattttaaataaatataacatatatttaaaaattttaaaagtagataatatattgtaatcatagataaattataaataagttaattaTTCTAAATTCTTAACCTTATTAACATATTGTATGGATAAtagttttttttgttatattaaattctccattttttaattttggtcgattaacttttcaaagtttGGTGTTGGTATACTAGCTTTTAATTATCCGATATTTTAATCTAATTGCTGACGTGCACTAGAAAATGATAATTTTAATTAACTTTTTAAAGCTTAGTGTTTGTCCAATTGTACGTGGTTTTGAAAAATACTGACCGGTcaaaaagtaaaagttagtgtaccaaaaccaaacGTTGAAAAATTAATGAACTAAAACAAAAATGGATAagttaatgaaaaaaataattttccctaTTATGTTATATGTATAGACGATGatattgtaatttttatttaagttgataataataataataataataattattattattatttaattagaaTAAAGGGACGAAAAAACCTCGGGGAAATGACATATATCACCCATGTGAAATCCCGGATTTGCTGATAACCTCCTATGAAAGGTTTTTGAGCTTGTAgccccctgtgattctagatatgtagcatacacaccccttctggctaaaaaatgacgaaaatgccCTTAACATTTTTGAACTCTTTAATTTATCACCTTTCATTgaagatttaaataaaaacatcaatacattaacttatattttaaattaagtttatttatacaatcactttaattaatttaaatattaaattatatttaaaaaataattaaacttattacataatttaatgtaataatacaatttactattaaaaaatatttcgtgtataacaaatattaatataaaataattatatataattttcatagttatttaactaaaatttgattattttattaaattaaatttataattataaaacaaaattagtttaattatttatttaagtaggggtattttcgtcattttttagctgaGAAGGTGTGTATGCTATAAATCTAGagtcacagggggttattagcttaaaaaattttcataagGAGTTATCAGCAAACTCgaaatttcacaagggtgatatatgcaattttcccaAAAAAACCTCGCATACCAGTCCATACCTATCTCAAATAAAGGGACGATGATATTGTAATTTCCATTTAAGTTGATTATtactttaataataataataataataataataataataataataataataataataatgggaCGATGATATTGTAATTTTCATTTAAGTTGATTATTACTTTAATTTTCACTAATTCTCACGTCTTAACTCATTAGTGTACCAAAAAAAAACCCTCACATACCTATCTCAAATTTTTATAGGatgattatatgtttttttttttttttgagataacAGGATGATACGTTATGTGGCTCCATCTGAgtgaaattaatattattttaaggcacTATCCTACCACATCTGAGTGAAATTAATACTATTTTAAGGCACTATCTCGTGGTAGGATCCAAAGAATCAAATCATatctattaaattattattataattaagtaGACATAAAAGTACAATTACTTATCACGTTTCACATTCATATGCCAGATATCAGTATAGATTTAGTTTTTTTGTCAACTTaatcataatatataataatcatACTAACTCTTACATTATATTCTAATGCGTAGGggtgagaaaaaaaatatcgaatttttaGTATATTGAAGTTGTCATATTGAAAAAATATCGAAGATTTTTGTACAATAAcggtatgaaatttgaaaagttcaataTATATCAGTCtaccgaaataatataatataaaattttaaaataaataatatttataaacaataaatttttacatttttaaaaatataagatttttttggGGTATAAAACGGTATATACcaataccgtaccgaaattttggtatgatcgttatgctatttttatttttttgaaaagagGTATGCTATTTATATGAAACGAAATGTTTGTATATCGATTTTCAGTATACCGAGAGTTTCGATATCGTATCAATATAACATTTTTTTATACAGTAATTTTGATATGAATACGGTATAcaattttcggtacggtataccacCCCTACCAATGAGTACAATACACATATAGAGATGTCAAAATGGGCTAGGTCAgtcgggttggcccgccccgccataTAAAATAGGTGGGTTTGGTTGGTATTTTCCCAACCTGCCTAAAATGTGGGCCAGCCCGTCTCGCCCCGTCCAGCCCCGTCTAATGGTTGGTTGGGATGTGTTGCAGGTTGGTCTGCCGAAACACGTCAAATTACACGTAGGCCCGCTAGGTTGACCCATCTCGTCACCTAAAAGAGGTGGATTATATTGATATTTTTTCAACTCGCCTAAAAGTTGACTCGGCCAGACCCGCCTAATGATGGGTTGTGACAGATCGCGGCCGGCTTGTTCCGCTAGCCCGTTTTGATATCTTTATACACACAATGTTATCTCATCAAGTTTCTGAAAATTGATggggttttcctctttttttcATGCAGAGGCGGATCCAGGAATTTTTTTAAGGGGGGGCAACCAGACAGAATAAATTATcacatatatacacacacacataattaatcatcacataaaaaaaaattaaatacagtaaatttaataatatttttatatttcaaattttatttacaatttACCCTTACGACTTGATATATACTGAAAATAACTAATAATACTTCATTCGATAaactaatattatatatatatatatatatttatatatttcaatataattaattaatattcgtaaaaatattttcagaaaaaaatttTCTCTTCAATGCAGTTGTTGCGGTTGGTAAAATAAAAGACAAACTTAGAAGCTTGTAAGCTAACAATTTTTgcttcaacaatttttttttttttaggtttaAAAACTTAAAACCCATTGTGTTTAGGTTTAAAAACTTAGTGATTGGgctacaattttttaaaaactataaaCCACAAATTTTTAGGTCACTTTTCACACATTAAACAATGAagattaacttaaattttttgaccctcatttatatttttgtgtttgGTTTCTAATTTatgatcatatattattttttttaaaatataaaaatatatagataatttttaaaaaaaaaaatcaaggggGGCAGCTGCCCCTCCCTTGCCCCTTAGTAGAACCGCCCCTGTTTCATGTATATACATGTGGTGAACTAATTTATAGATGGGGCGTTGGGGAGGAGGGTTTTTATTTTAACGTAGATTCGAACTCATATATCTTCTCCATCGGTAGAGATTTATGTTACTATACTATAAGGCTGCGTTTACTTAGtgagattaattatatatatatatatatatatataatactaagACTATTAAACTAATTTTATAGGATGTAGAATAATAATGCATAAACAATCACATGTTTACTTTAATGAATCAATTTTGTGATTGATACTATGATTAAATGACAAGTTACAATTTTGCTCTTTTTGTATAttatataatcttatttttagtttttatttgtaaaattgagattgttatttttattgaataatataaattattattaatgcacatgtaaattattttaattgaccaaaattattgaatataaatattatttatttttcaaaacaaCAATTAATAAATTGAGTTAAATGTTTTTTCCCCATGAATAAGGATAAAATCTTATGAAATGTATtaatcatatattaaattattagatttttttttataatttttaaatggaCCTTTCGTATATTTAAATCAAATGAAATGTATTAATATATCTTAAAGTATGTGAAATTTATATCcatgttatataatttttttaaatgagatTTTCAATTTTCATAGATTATTTTTTTGGAAAGTAAATTAAGGATAttagtgtaattttttttattagaaatataatgattatttatcacaccatttatttgtgataaatcatcaaagtttaaagtttaaattagATAATTATGGATGAGCTTTATGAGTTAATACGAGCCTTAAAAAAATAagtaaacgtgtgattataaTCCTATGTTTATCATATCAAGTAAACACAACCTAAATGTACGCTTGTAGGCTTATTTGGTATATTTTCAAAGCTTAaatgaaagttttttttttcgaaagaGCTTAAATGAAAGTTTTGATCATAAGTAAAACACATATTTCATTTAGGGCTCGGCGAACTATATAAGCACATGCATCAGTGAAATTGAAAAAAGCGAAAAACTCTTCATGTAAAATCAATTGCGTTTAAAACTCTATGTTTTCAAAAATGTGGTGATTAAGTGTGCATGAGTTTTTAAAACGTAAGGATTAAATGTGCTTGATTTTCTAAAAAAACTATGACGTAAAAGcctattaataattttatagaGGGGATtttgtaattattttttttgagaagggattttgtaattttttgtaTTTCTATAAGGGTGTAAAATGCTATTGGTCCTGGttataatatttaaatccaTTTATGACATGATTTATTCATTGTAAGGGGGTGTATTCAATCTGGAAAATTAATGACTTTTATGGATTTTAGAAGTCTAGTGGTATTCAATCATGACTTTTATATATTCTATAAAAGTCTAGTGGTATTCAAAATAGACttttttagagttttaaaaGCCAAGTGATATTCAAccttgacttttaaaaactctataaaAGTCTAGTGTTATTCAAAATGTCAATGGACTTTTAATAACTCCATGAAAATCATGGACATACAAACATTAATGATTAACGTACAactatattttgtaaaaaaaagtcTTTGGTCTAACCCAAAGATTTGGATGGATTTCTACACTTATAATTTCCATCTTTTTTTCACATTTCCTCACTCCTCACTATCTCACTCTCTCTCATATTCAAAatgaattaatatatatatatttttgttcttttcctaaaataaaaaataaaaaatattatttaaaaatttgaaattttcgaaatattttgtgctttttaatttatgatttaaacccataattttaatatttaatgataataatatatgattcaaaaaattataatatgatttaattcaaatatttgaatagcgGATAACAtacatgataaaaaataaaaattgacaaataaatttttatgatataattgataaataatttataagttatcatatgttttttttaaaaaaaataactttacccaatctcaaattttttagtttataattttgttacattaatatatatatatatatatatatatatatatatatatatttatttaaaataaatgaaatccatttcatcaataaattaaaaaaatatttcaaataaatttattatttatgtcaaataattattatttcaaagaaaaaaataaaaataataagatataTTAAAGATACAAATTCATGTAATTGTAttgaaaaatttacaaatcttTATAAAAGTCCTGCAAAAGTTAACAAATAATTCACGAAAATCTGTTTTGTAAATCCGTGAGATtctataaaagtcaataaaaatccATCAACTCCACAAAAatctattattttaatatacACACACAACATGCCAACACAATCATAGTCTTTCCATATATTAATATTGTCttttctaaaatatatatatacatatacataaacTTATAATTTCTACTGAATCATATGATATCCATAAAATAATGTAAAAACAAAACTACAATAATAAAGAAATCCAGTCCAGTACAATTAGCTCATGAGCTTGTAAGATTCTATAAAACTCCTACAAAATGCACCCACATGAAGCACGCAGTCAAGTATCTCGTCCCAACCCGCAACGTGGAGCCGGACACGGCGGCATGGCGGGGCGATTCTTGCTGCCTTTCGTCGGCATGGTGGTGGCGATGACGGCTTTAGCGACCAATTTGATAGTAAGCAAAATGGCCATGTCCAAAGGCGCCAGTTTCTACATTTTATCAGTCTACTCTAATGGCTTGGCCACTCTTGTTCTTCTCCCCACCGCGTTTATTTTCCGCAGGTTAACACTTTTCTTGTCTCAGTTTTTGGTGGAAGTTTATATTTTTCAAGAGATCTATGTGGGCTATTGGGTGTTTTGATTCTTTGCAGGTCTAAAATCCCGCCGGTTACATTCACGGTTGTTTGGAGAATTTTCTTGCTTGCTTTGTGCGGGTAATtcatcacttatttatcaaaacaaAGTTTCGTCTCTGTCTCTGTtgtatgatttaaaaaatttgaattgcATCGCTACGACTAACTATATATACATCGTTTTTAATTATGgttgttttcttcttcttctttttttttttttttttgcttgcaTCAAGTTGCTTAGCAGATATTGGGAGTTATGCTGGTATCGACTACAGCTCTCCCACACTCGGATCCGAGTTACTGAATCTTGTTCCGGGTTTTGCTTACATACTCGCCGTCATATTCAGGTTACCTCCAAGTCATGTATATCAGATTTCAATCGTTGTCACGTCCCAGAATCGAGCACTAACACAAATCTTGATGACCATATATAGGATGGAAACACTAGATTTGAAAAGATCAAGTGGAATCCTCAAGTTCTTGGGAACTATAACTTTAATCGCGGGGGCGTCTATTGCGACTCTGTACAAAGGAGCAGCAATCTTGAACAAACCATCAATCTTAACCTCATCGGTACATGTTTTGGCATCACCACAAGATTGGGTTCTTGGAGGAAATTTGCTTGCAATGGCTTCTTTTTTAACCGCGGTGTGGTCTTTAGTTCAGGTTTGACTCTTCCTAAGGCTAAAGAATTTTGCAAAAATGTTGCAAGGTTTGATATGATGAGGTAATGAAGATTGAATAATCCTTTGGTATGTTATTTCAGACCAAGATTCTCAAGATGTACCCGGTGGAGATGGTCGTGGTGGCGATTTACTGCGTCTTTTTGACCATACAATCCTCTGTTATTGCTCTGATTGCAGAAAAAGATTCATCTGCTTGGAAGTTACAAGCTGAGATGGGCTTGGTTGCCGTATTATATGCGGTGAGAAACGATACTTTCCTCATAGTTCACTTGTATTTGTTGATGATGGTATGGTACTAGGTGATACGTAAATTGAAATGGGTAGATTAACAAAGTGAGTAGAATGTAAGTCGAGGCTAGAGTGCAACTTTTTTTGGAAACAAATCTGTTTCATAGCTTATGGGATTACTTACATGATCATATGCCGGGATATGACGACTTTAATTTCGTCGTGTGGTAGTAGCATTACAAATCACAAGAATATAGAACAAAAGGTGCTTACTGATCTTTATAGATTAGAAGAAACAGTATGAAACTGTACATATATATGCACCCTTAGCTTTCATGATCCGACCCCTCCCATCACGATATAATGGCTCGGATTGCACTCTTATGCTTTGCTTGTCAATTTAATCCCAACGGCGAGCACGGGAAAAATCAATGGATTTCATTGCATTGATGATATTTAGATCGACTATTGGGACGGGTTTGGAGAGGGAGATTGCAATCCCATACTTGCCCCTTACTCactttgaagaatttgaatttttccCAAACCCAAACCCAAACCCGATAAGTGGCTTCGAACCCATCCTCCCATCCTCACTTGAGCGGGTGAATTTGTACTAGCTCCCTAGTTGGGATTGATTTGAAATCCAATACAATGATTCAAAAAATAACTATTTGAGATTTGGAATTTATTGTCAAGTGGATTTGTCCTGACAACCAATTGATTTGTTATTATATTTGAAATCTCTAGCTTCAAATCCCTCAATACTAATGTGACATTATGGTTATGTTAGAACTTGAATATTTATACATTTAATTAATCATAAGTTTATGATGTTTCTGTTATTTTATCTACTgtttgacttaaaataattaaatttatataataaaaaactaaaaagtcTTTATTTACTATTGAACTCCGACGAATCACGCCTAATCTTGcaattcttgatacttgatatCAACTTTTCATCGTgcttcaatttttttataacCTTTCATGTAATTGTGTAAAACTAttaggatttcttcaattttggaCAACTCTCTTCCTCTTCCACCTATATTCCGTGGTAGGTTAGATCCTACCCCATGTATATTACCCCATGGGGTAGATGGCAATCACTGGTTGATTCATATCATGTGGGTCTCATTGAATTATATGAAGCCATatgatttgaacaaataaaatatatacacCTGTCCCATGAGGTAATACTCATGGGATAGGTTGAAATTTTTCATATTCCGTATATTAGTTGGCTAATTCGAATCCAATGgcccatatttttttttaccggCGAAATGTTCTGCGAAAAATATGAGCTTTTAGATACTTTGTAGGCAGTGTCTGCAAAAAATAGCATCGAACAAATCGTATTAGCTAACGAGGAGCTCATGACTTTGTCTGTTACTCTATTGATTTCACCTTCATCCGAAATTTGTTTCcataaattacaaaaaaaaaaaaaaaaaagtatctaTTTGAAACTTAGATTTTGCCTGATCAATCAATTCACCGAAATCCATTCGAATTCTTGGTCAGAATTGATAATCTTTTTGTCCAATTTTCTACATTTGACGTTTATGTGAAAACGTGGTAGCGAAAGTGAGATTAGTATAACATTGAATATCATAGCAATTATGGGTTAATCTGTTGGGAGATTGTATCTGTGCATGGAGTAGCCTAATATAAATTGTTGGAATTTCGATCTCGAATCCAAAACTTAAACATGTATTCGTCCTTCATTTTTACGCGAGGGACGTTTTATTTCTTCTTTGATCATAACAATTTTCTCTAATTTCATCAATGCAGGGGATCGTTAACATATCGTTCCGAATCTACTTGATGTCTTGGTGCCTTTCGAGGACAGGACCTCTTTTCGTTACTATGTTCAACCCCTTGGTGATCGTCGTCTCCACGATCATCGGCATCATCTTCTTCAACGAAGTTCTCTACGTTGGCAGGTTTGACATTTCACACTTTTAAGTCATTGGTAAATAGAGCTGTTAAAATTGGTCGACCCGCAACCCACCAAAATCTATCATTTGGAGGGACTGGACGAAACGGACTAccaatttttagttatatttgaTGGGACGGGGTAGGACAGCCCGCCATTTGGATGGATTGAGAAATTTTCAACCCAACCAAATTATTCACGGGACGGAGCGGGCAAACCCAATGAGCTCTATTCACTTTGACAACTATTAACGGTCGGATGCATTTTCGACATGAT
Proteins encoded:
- the LOC140885323 gene encoding WAT1-related protein At3g28050-like codes for the protein MAGRFLLPFVGMVVAMTALATNLIVSKMAMSKGASFYILSVYSNGLATLVLLPTAFIFRRSKIPPVTFTVVWRIFLLALCGCLADIGSYAGIDYSSPTLGSELLNLVPGFAYILAVIFRMETLDLKRSSGILKFLGTITLIAGASIATLYKGAAILNKPSILTSSVHVLASPQDWVLGGNLLAMASFLTAVWSLVQTKILKMYPVEMVVVAIYCVFLTIQSSVIALIAEKDSSAWKLQAEMGLVAVLYAGIVNISFRIYLMSWCLSRTGPLFVTMFNPLVIVVSTIIGIIFFNEVLYVGSVAGSVVLVIGLYAVVWGKAKENLVKEDNERGNGPLLGYHQVPLLQDRIHEEA